The segment GACCACCAACGCCCTGATCAACACCGGTGACGGTGTCGGCATGGCGCTGCGCGCCGGCGTACCGGTGCAGGACATCGAGATGTGGCAGTTCCACCCGACCGGTATCGCTGGTGCCGGTGTGCTGGTAACCGAAGGTTGCCGCGGTGAAGGTGGTTACCTGATCAACAAGCACGGCGAGCGCTTCATGGAGCGTTACGCGCCGAACGCGAAGGACCTGGCTGGTCGCGACGTCGTGGCACGCTCGATGGTCAAGGAAATCCTGGCGGGTAACGGCTGTGGCCCGGATGGCGACCACGTGATGCTGAAGCTGGATCACCTGGGCGAGGAAGTGCTGCATAGCCGCCTGCCAGGTATCTGTGAGCTGTCGAAGACCTTTGCTCACGTTGATCCGGTCGTTGCACCGGTGCCGGTTGTTCCGACCTGCCACTACATGATGGGTGGTATCGCCACCAACATCCATGGCCAGGCGATTACTCAGGACGCCAACGGCAACGACAAGATCATCGACGGTCTGTTCGCGGTGGGCGAAGTGGCCTGCGTATCCGTACATGGCGCCAACCGTCTGGGTGGCAACTCGCTGCTCGACCTCGTGGTGTTCGGTCGTGCTGCCGGTCTGCACCTGGAGAAGGCGCTGAAGGAAGGTATCGAGCACCGCGGTGCGAGCGAAACCGACCTCGACGTGGCCCTGGCTCGTCTTGCAGGCGTGAACGAGCGGACCACTGGCGAAGACGTTGCGCCGCTGCGCAAAGAGCTGCAGAACTGCATGCAGAACTACTTCGGCGTGTTCCGTACCGGCGAGTACATGCAGAAGGGTATCGCTCAGCTGTCGGATCTGCGTCAGCGCATTGCCAACGTCAAGATCGCCGACAAGAGCCAGGCGTTCAATACCGCGCGTATCGAAGCGCTCGAGCTCCAGAACCTGCTCGAAGTGGCCGAGGCGACTGCCGTTGCGGCTGAGGCGCGCAAGGAGTCCCGCGGCGCCCATGCCCGTGAAGATTTCGAAGAGCGTGATGACGAGAACTGGCTGTGCCACACCCTGTACTTCCCCGGCGAGAAGCGGGTAGGCAAGCGTGCCGTGAACTTCGCTCCGAAGACCGTTCCGGCATTCGAGCCGAAGGTCCGGACTTACTGAGGTCACCGATATGTTGCAAGTGAGTGTTTATCGCTACAACCCGGAGCAGGACGAGAAGCCCTTCATGCAGGACTTCCAGGTCAACACCGACGGGAAAGACCTGATGGTTCTCGATGTCCTGGCTCTGATCAAGGAACAGGACCAGGGTTTCTCGTATCGTCGCTCCTGCCGCGAAGGCGTCTGCGGCTCCGACGGTATGAACATCAACGGTAAGAATGGCCTGGCCTGCATCACGCCCTTGTCCGCCGTGGTCAAGGGCAACAAGCTGGTTATCCGTCCGTTGCCTGGTTTGCCGGTCATTCGTGACTTGGTGGTCGATATGGGCATCTTCTACAAGCAGTACGAGAAAGTTCGCCCGTACCTGATGAACGATACGCCGGCTCCGGCCATCGAACGTCTGCAAAGCCCGGAAGAGCGCGAGAAGCTGGACGGTCTGTACGAGTGCATCCTGTGCGCTTGCTGCTCGACCAGTTGCCCGTCCTTCTGGTGGAACCCTGACAAGTTCCTTGGTCCCGCCGCGCTGCTGCAGGCCTACCGTTTCCTGGCCGACAGCCGCGACACCGAGACGGAAAACCGTCTGGCGGCATTGGATGACCCGTTCAGTGTGTTCCGCTGCCGCGGCATCATGAACTGCGTAAGTGTTTGCCCGAAAGGGTTGAACCCGACGAAGGCCATCGGCCACGTGCGCAACATGTTGCTGCAAAGCGCCACCTGAGGTGGCAGGGTTGGATCGGTGTGGATGCTGGTCCGGCCCGTGCGTTACCCGTAGTACCCACGGCGCCAGCTTAGGCGCCGTGGTTTTAGTAGGGATCCCAGCTCACAAAGCCGGGGTCACACTCTGAAAATTTGATGACCAGCAGGAGCATCCGGAATATCCGGAACTATCTGCGCGGTCCGTAGTGGCTTTACCTGAGTCGCTGCTTCAGAACTTGGGAAGTCATGCTGCGGTCTCCACGCTGGTGGTGTCTCCTTATCGAAGGTGACCAGACATGCAAGAAAGCGTAATGCAGCGCATGTGGGACAGCGCACACCTATCCGGTGGTAACGCTGCCTATGTGGAAGAGCTATACGAGCTCTATCTGCACGACCCCAACGCTGTGCCTGAAGAATGGCGCAACTATTTCCAGAAGCTGCCTTCCAGCACCGGCGCAGCGGACGTGTCGCATTCGACTGTTCGCGATCATTTCGTGCTGTTGGCGAAGAACCAGCGCCGCGCACAGCCGGTGTCTGCTGGCGCCGTCAGCAGTGAGCACGAGAAGAAGCAGGTGGAAGTCGTGCGCTTGATTCAGGCTTATCGCCTGCGTGGCCACCAAGCTGCTCAGTTGGACCCGCTCAGTCTGCAGCAGCGTCCCGTTCCGGCCGACCTGTCGATCAACAACTATGGCTTGACCGACGGCGATCTCGATACCGTTTTTCGTA is part of the Stutzerimonas balearica DSM 6083 genome and harbors:
- the sdhA gene encoding succinate dehydrogenase flavoprotein subunit, translating into MANIRTLSFDAIIVGGGGAGMRAALQLSQSGHKTAVVTKVFPTRSHTVSAQGGITCAIASADPNDDWRWHMYDTVKGSDYIGDQDAIEYMCSVGPEAVFELEHMGLPFSRTETGRIYQRPFGGQSKDYGKGGQAARTCAAADRTGHALLHTLYQGNLKNDTTFLNEWYAVDLVKNQDGAVVGVIAICIENGETVYIRSKATVLATGGAGRIYASTTNALINTGDGVGMALRAGVPVQDIEMWQFHPTGIAGAGVLVTEGCRGEGGYLINKHGERFMERYAPNAKDLAGRDVVARSMVKEILAGNGCGPDGDHVMLKLDHLGEEVLHSRLPGICELSKTFAHVDPVVAPVPVVPTCHYMMGGIATNIHGQAITQDANGNDKIIDGLFAVGEVACVSVHGANRLGGNSLLDLVVFGRAAGLHLEKALKEGIEHRGASETDLDVALARLAGVNERTTGEDVAPLRKELQNCMQNYFGVFRTGEYMQKGIAQLSDLRQRIANVKIADKSQAFNTARIEALELQNLLEVAEATAVAAEARKESRGAHAREDFEERDDENWLCHTLYFPGEKRVGKRAVNFAPKTVPAFEPKVRTY
- a CDS encoding succinate dehydrogenase iron-sulfur subunit codes for the protein MLQVSVYRYNPEQDEKPFMQDFQVNTDGKDLMVLDVLALIKEQDQGFSYRRSCREGVCGSDGMNINGKNGLACITPLSAVVKGNKLVIRPLPGLPVIRDLVVDMGIFYKQYEKVRPYLMNDTPAPAIERLQSPEEREKLDGLYECILCACCSTSCPSFWWNPDKFLGPAALLQAYRFLADSRDTETENRLAALDDPFSVFRCRGIMNCVSVCPKGLNPTKAIGHVRNMLLQSAT